The Rosa rugosa chromosome 3, drRosRugo1.1, whole genome shotgun sequence sequence AGACGATTTAAATTGTAGATGCTGCTTGGGACAAGCTCAAGGTTTTCACACATACAGAGCTCCAATGTTTCAAGTCCAATCAGATTTTCAATCGACCAGGGTAGCTCCTGAATGGCTGCTTGATATAAATGAAGATGACGAAACCATAGCACAGGCTCCAGGATTTTGGGGAAGAATCTGAATAAGGTTGCGAAACCTTCTAGAAGAAGTGGGTCTAAATCTTCTAAATTGCGATTGTAGCTAATTGCAAATGTTTCGGCCCAGTAGTTTGTGACTTTGAATTTGGAGGACACAAGGTGTCTGCACCCTTTGACATtcaccgttttttttttttttttttgaaaggaaacatTCACGGTTTTTAACAATGACAGGTTAATAAGAGCAACGAGgtttagctctgtaaaaaatttGAAGTTACTAAAGTCTAGCTCCAGTACCAGATCAGCTACTGAGGAAGGCGATGGCAGCGCTGACTCTAAAAAATGGAGTTCCCTACAACCATCGAAGACCACAGATTTAATTTTGTAGATGCTGCTTGGGACAAACCGAAGGTTTTTGCAGTTAAACAGCTCCAACTTTTTTAGCCGGACTAGATTTTCAGTCGACATGGGTAGCTCTTCAATCGCTGTTTTACTTAAATTTAAAAACTCCAGACCTTCCATAGGCTCCAAGATTTCTGGGAAGTCCTTGAATTTACAGCAACCAAAGAGAGAGAGTCTCGAGAGAGATTTCAACTTACAAATGCTGGTAGGGAGCCTCACAAACTTTTTGCAATTTTCCAGTTGAATTGAAACGAGGCCAGAGACACACCCGATTGATGAGGGTATTTCTTCAATTGCTGCCCCAGTCAAACATAAATGTCTTATATTCCTCGGAAGTtctgaaaatctgccaagagTTGAGCAGCCAAGTAGACCAAGAATTTGGAGAGAATCCAGGTTGCAAGTGCTGCTTGGAAGATTCTTAAGGTCTTGACAGTACATCAGGTCTAATGATACAAGCTTCTTGTGGGACCAAATTGATGCAGGCAACTCTTCTATTGCAGTTCCACGTAAATATAAGGTAGTCATATTCACCGGCATATCTGGAAGATGTTTAAGACTTGAGCAGCCACTAAGATTCAGAGAGGTAAGCTTGTCAAGATTTTGAAAATATGTAGGGACTCGAACTAAACTTGTACAGTTCTGAAGTTCTATATTCTCAATCGGACTCCGGGAGAGATCTGGAACTTTAGTTAGGTTCTTCGAATGACTAAGATTTATCTTTCTCAACTTCCCAAGATTCTGCCACAAGATAATCAAAGAGAGATGTCAACATTAGCTTATCTACTTTTTCACTGCATTTAAAACACAACTATATAGTGTACCTGGTCTTCAGTCCAAAGTTGCTCAACTTGGCAATTGGGCATATGAAGCTCAACAAGATAGTCTGGAGAAAAATCTGATGGCAATGATTTCAAAGGGTATCCGTCCCAGTACAGATATCTAAGGGCATCAGGAAGAGACGAAAGGCCTTCGGGAAGGTACATTTTGCAGTGCGTCTCGGGAAACTCATCACCAGAGTTATATATTTTGAGCAATCTTAGATTATGCATGTCTTTGAAGGCTGCACCTCTCACATGTAGCTTTGTAATCTTAGACATATCAAGGAATATGGCTTCAATTGTTCCGGTTCCCTACAAATGAATAGCAGAGTATACATAAGCATGGTATATACAAGTAGTAATACAAAAAACTTACCAGGAAAAACTCCTATGTGGCCTTTCTTTAAGAAAGTGAAGAATTTGTCTCTTACTGTATTATGTTTAAATACTTGACAGATATCCTCAGCAATCCACAACCTACTGCGTTTTCCATGCTCCTTAGGTTCACGGACAATTGCACGACCCATTTCTTGTATCAAATCATGCATCCACAGGTAGTTGtttttgattgatatgagagacaTATCAGTCAGAACTGCAATTCCCGCATCAGCACAGAAGTCACAAGTATCCAACATTCTTTTTGCATAATCTATCTTCTCCCCTTTATAAAAGCATGCAATCTCAAGAAATATCTCTTTCTGTTCCTCGTCTAATCCATCATAACTTACTCTCAACACATCCTGAATTCTTTTGTTGGGAATCTTTTTCAGTTTAATCAATTCACTTTCccattctctttttctcttgcaGTGCAATAGGGAACCCAAAACCTTAAGAGCCAACGGAATGCCTTCAGCATAACTTACCACCATTCTTGACAATTCTGTATATTCAGCTGTAGGACACATATTTTTGAAAGCATTTAAACGAAAAAGCTGAAGGGCTTCATCTTCATTTAATTGCTTAACTTCATATATCTTATCTGCTCCTCCAGTCTTAAGTAGTTGCATATATCTAGTTGTTATAAGGATTCTACTTCCAGGACCAAACTGAACATCCTCTCCAACTAAAACATCTAGTTGCCTTGGATcattcacatcatcaagaacaatgaGGACCTTCTTACGGCGGAGCCTCCTTCTATCAAGAGTTGAACTTACAGATATAGTGCCCATATTCAGATTTTCTTGGTCTAACAAAACACGAAGAAGCTCCTTTTGCAACTGATTTAGTCCATGACTAGTCTCTGATGCTTCCTTAATATCTCCAATAAAGCAACAAGCTTCAAATTCCGAAGAGAGATGGTCAAATACAGCACGAGCAAGGGTGGTCTTACCTACACCACCCATACCCCATATGCCTACAGTCCTGACATCTAGAGAGTCCAAACACAACAACCTTTCAACTTCTCGAACGCGGCTTTTCATCCCTACCAGGCCCTTCAAAACACTAGATGATCCACCATTCAATTTCACTAAAATAGCTTTAACAATATCCTCAACTAACTTGGACTCAGGCCTGGCATATATATAGAAGAAAGACAAACATTATTCAAATAAGTATACCTAAATGAGCTCCAAGTATTAGAAATCAATACAAGAAACAAAGAGTCAGTGACGTACCTTATTTTGTGAGAATCAAACCCAGATAGATTTGCAGCACTTGTCAAAGCATCCCTCCACTGGCGCACCATCTCCCCCCTATCCTCGAAACGTTGTTGAAGTTGAGCAAACGCAGCTGCATAACTCCCCTCCTGTCTCCGCACATGTGATGGATTTACGTCGTAGAAAACAGGTATAACAGAGCATCCATATTTCTTCTTGCATTCGAGTATATGCACAAGCTCATCCAAGCACCATGTAGAAGAGGCATAATTCTCCGAGAAAATGATTACCGAGAGCTCTGATTCCTCTATTGCTTTGAGAAGAGCGGGTCCGATTTCATCTCCTCTCTCGAGTCTGTTATCTATGTAGGTTTCAATTTTACTCCGGCGTAATGCAGCATGAAGATGACTGGTGAAACCGTCGCGGGTGTCCTCGCCTCGGAAACTGAGAAACACGTCGTGCTTTTCTCTATGGGGGATAACAGCAgtggaagaggaagaagccGCCATATATACTCCCTGCAATCTGGACTATCCATATTCAAAAGTAGTAAGTTGCAGAGATTGTTAGTATTTGTGGATTTGATACCACTGTTGGAATTTGGTGCGGAAGCTTTAGAAGTAGTAGGCTAGGACAATGTGTTTAGGACTTCAGTTTTAGGAGCAAGAGTTTGGGAGGAGGAGTTTAGTAGGACACTTTGAAAAAGAGGAGATGGTTGAGTAGTTAAAACAGAGGAGGTGTTTTGTATTAGAAAAGAGGAGTTTTTGATAAGTAATGGACAATTCTTAGATTCATTCCTTGGGTAAACGAACATATTCACCTCTATtatcgattaacatacttttacttaataaatttatcatccaacggtccatatcttagattagcctttaaagatcatttttgtgaaaaatcaatcgaataagaaatcgtttaattatctaattgaattaaacaaatggatggttctaacataTGATGAATCGTCCATGTATtttatagaaatgaataactaaaagattttcaatttgattgattttttacagagctaatctttgtatgatGTTATGCAAcatgaatggttagattagaaaattataaagttaaaaTACATAATTACAATAAATGATGAATATGCTCATTCGAACCTAAGAATTGTGAATTGTCCTTTTGATAATTGATGGTTAGTTCATTACATGGATATCtcttcatacatatatatagaacaAGTCCACCGTCTTGTTCCACCGACCTTCCTCATGTCACTTGTTCCACCGACCTTCCTCTTGATACTTCTAGATACAAATTTTCTTAATTACATGGTCACCAACACTAGCTTATGTGGTTAATTGTTAACCACACAATTATACGCTACACTAGAACTTACTAGATAACATTAATCTAGCTAGATTTGTACAAGTTCTAGATTAATCTAGATAACTAGAGAATAGTTTAGAAAGTATCAACGTGCATTACTGTCTCAACAGAGATATTGCAAATGAGAGAAAAACACACCTTAGAATCGATGCAAGAGATCTTTAGAGAAGTTGCAGTGGAGCCTTGATCTGCTGGCTTGGTAGCAGGAGAGAAGGTATGGCAGGGCAGTCAATCTGAGAGGTTCGGATATTCCAGATGATCAACCACTCCCGACCGACATGAGTATGTTTCTTTTCCAATAACAAATGATGCAGAAACGCGCCGAAGGGAAATCATTAGATATGACGAGGAAGTTACTCGAGCACTTTCCGCGAACTAGTGGAGGACTTGCAGAGAAGCAAACTAGAGAAGACTTGGAAAGATGAATAGATCGAAGTCCGAATCTGCACCCAGGATAAATTATGATGGGGAATGCATGAGTCACGATTATGTGAAAGAGTGACAATTTCAGGAGACGGAATATTAGACCATGTCAATAGACCGAAATTTGATCTGGATTGAATATATCATGACATTGCATTTGATGTCTCACTCTCCTAAATGCTATTTTGAGTCATGGTTGTCCCAATAACACGTTCTGCATCTCAATGGCCACAAGTTATAAGAATTTAATTATGTACATGGACACTTATGTCATATGTCAAACATTATGTATTAATCACATTGTTGGTGGTTGGAGCAAAGCTTACTCCTATGGATGTGATGTGATGTGTTGTCCCAATAACACGTTCTGCATCTCAATGGCTACAAGTTATAAGAATTTAATTATGTACATGGACACTTATGTCATATGTCAAACATTATGTATTAATCACATTGTTGGTGGTTGGAGCAAAGCTTACTCCTATGGATGTGATGTGTTGGGGTGAGGCCATTAGAATCCTCTCCAATATTGTGTCACTGTAATCACTATCTCACAATATTAACTAGCCGATACACGATTCAGATGAAAAATGTAATTTGCATTCTTAGGGATTTTGCCATTTTAGGCTTCTTTACGTCCCTAATACTCCTATGAGTGGCTCAAGTTGTTGCTGCCGAATCTAGATCCACTAGCATCTGTCCATGTTATCTCGCAATAGAAGCATCGGACAAAGCGATTCGTTACGAAGTACATCCATGTtatctcctattacaactatagaaagtaatcctagtttgataaggcacacataaATGGAATATCCTTCAACAAAGACAAGTTTGAGTCTGAATCATAGTTGACCCAACTTTGACCCACGTATAttctatacatatatatgcCATCCACCCTTAAACCCTTCGGGAACCCACAGCCagtctcaaaaatcatgaagaAGCCAGAAGTTCGCGAATCTGATGACGAGGAATATGACTTCTCAGAACCTTGCGACTCTAGTGAAGAAGAATATAACTCCTCAGAATCTTGTCAAGActcttctgatgatgatgaatcaGACTCCTCAGAAGAAAACTCGATCGAAACTGAAACGGCTGCGTCCACAGTGACGATCTTGGTGAAGTTTTCGTCCAGCAAAGAGGAGAGGAACTTTTTCAAACTAAAGAGTTCAGATACCATCTCCCGCCTCAAGACCATGATCAAAACCGAGCATGGCGTCCCAAGAAAGCGCCAAACCCTAGTTTACAGAGGCAGAGTGCTTGAAAACCACGAAACCCTAGCAGCATGCAGGGTCAAAAGGTGGTCCATTATCCATGCTATTTTCTGTCCAGAAGAAATTAGCAATCCCAATGTGGGTGGGGTAGACATGGCTGTGAAAGTAGCGTCTGATGCCTTGAGGATGGAAGTGAAACCCTGGTATACCGGCCAAGAAATAAAGGCGATCATGGAGAGCATGGCGGAGATTTCCTTGGGCGATCATGTCCTCAGCCATTGGGGGAAGCTCATAGAGGATTCGAGTCGCGTATTAAGCACTGAAGGCAGCAGCAACATGATCAATAATGAGGACCAGCCCCCGATTTATTTACTGTCAAAGTTTCAGATTACTGCACGAGGCTGTGGTTGGGAAGAGGTGATTATGGTGAGTGAATCACATACTGTCCTAGATGTAAAGAAGATGGTTGAAGATTTTGCCGAGGTGAAACCTGAAAACCTGATGCTTTGTCATGGCAATGGTGGCGATGATAAGATGGTTTGTCTCGATGATGATGAGAAAACTCTTCTCTTTTATGATGTAAAAGAGAAAGCTACGATTTGGGTACTTGGTAGATCTTGGAAATTGACCATCAAGATGCCACAGGTGGGAGATAAATTCGTGCTTAGCTACGATAAGGTCGGTACCATAAAGGATATTAAGGATTATATGTAAGAAGATGGGGATTCCATGTAGCAGTCAGAAGCTTTTTCGTAAAGGGCGGTTGCTTGATGATGAAGCAGCATCCCTAGAAACATTCAACAACCAGCTGGAAGCTGAGAATAGTGTTATTTATGTGACTTTCGGGGCTGGCGATGATGACCAAGACGACGAAATAGAAGATATAAGCTTAATATTTGAGAGAGACAACAATGAAAAGGGTTTGATTGAATACAAGGTGGTTTATAAGAGCGAATCAGATGAGAACAGTGAATCAGGTGAAAGCAGCGATTCTGATAGTGAATCATCAGATTTAGTCTCTTCTTTCGAAATCAAGTTGAGATCATCTTGCACGATTTTCGATGTCAAGGCAGCAATCGAGAGCCTAAACAGCATTCGAATTTGTACCCAAAAGCTATACTGGGATGATCAAATTCTGGAAGATTGGGAAACAGTGGACGACGACATTACAAAGTGGTCCAGTGTCCCTGCTCCATTAACAATACACTTTGAGACACCCAGTTCTAGTTCTAGTGTGGGGGCCAATAAAGAGATTGTTTCTGCAGTTGACCGTGCAGACGAAACCCTTGAAGATGTTTTGGTTCCACAAAAGGTGCAGGAAAGAATCCATGGGCAGCCAGGTTTCTTCCTCGATGGTATTTTACTCGAGGCATGCACATTGCTTCCTCAGATTGAAGCTGGTTCTGTTTTATGCTTAAACAGTGTGGTGCAGATAAATGTTACTGGGCCGAATGGTGCAACCACCAAGGTGCATGTGAATCCTTCTTACAAATTCAAGGATGTAAAAGAGAAGATTGAACTAGATTGTGGAATCCCATTTGGTTTACAGAGACTTACTCATGATGGTGATGAACTTAATGATGATATGACTATAGGGCTTTATGAGGCATCGTTGGGCAGTCTGTGGAAATTAAGGTGGAACTTTTGTGGTACTTCCTGGTCATTCTTCTACCCATGGTACAAGGATTGTTGCAGGACTGGCTAGCTTGTCATATTCACTACCGAATGTGGTGCTCATTTTATGTTACAGTTTAATCTATCTTACGTTTATCTCTTCGGGTTGATTAGGGTTTTCAAGGTTTGGATTTTAGTTTATTAATTTAGTTATGTCAGGTTCCTGCTAGATTTCTGGTTTTCTTCTGTTTTCGGATTCTGTTCTTCTATTCTATCCTTCTGtctaatttttcttctttagcTGCCTATTCTATCCTGAATCTTTCTACATTACTTCTCAGGTTGTGCAGCATCACAAGTAGTACTAGAACATCAGGAAAATAAATGGATGAAAAAATGCTCGACTAATACGCAAATTACATTATTTTATGAAATTTTTCATTCTTTCAGTTAGTGATTTTCCTTTTCTAGTTTAGAATAGCTTGGTTTTCACTTTGCAGTCTCTCAAGTTGGTGTATGCTCTGGATATCACTAGTGAAAATTTTTATACTCAATGCTATTCAGCTATTCTTTCCTACTGAATGCCAATGATTTAGTAAAAATGTTACAATTACACCATGACTCTTTTaccatttacttaaacagaCTACAAAGCAAAATTCCTAATTAATCTTGTTGTACAGTTGCATGATAAATTGAAAAATTTCACCAAATCTTTCAAAACTGTCATTGTTTGGTATGCTTAGTTAATAAATGCTTCAAGA is a genomic window containing:
- the LOC133736637 gene encoding TMV resistance protein N-like, whose translation is MAASSSSTAVIPHREKHDVFLSFRGEDTRDGFTSHLHAALRRSKIETYIDNRLERGDEIGPALLKAIEESELSVIIFSENYASSTWCLDELVHILECKKKYGCSVIPVFYDVNPSHVRRQEGSYAAAFAQLQQRFEDRGEMVRQWRDALTSAANLSGFDSHKIRPESKLVEDIVKAILVKLNGGSSSVLKGLVGMKSRVREVERLLCLDSLDVRTVGIWGMGGVGKTTLARAVFDHLSSEFEACCFIGDIKEASETSHGLNQLQKELLRVLLDQENLNMGTISVSSTLDRRRLRRKKVLIVLDDVNDPRQLDVLVGEDVQFGPGSRILITTRYMQLLKTGGADKIYEVKQLNEDEALQLFRLNAFKNMCPTAEYTELSRMVVSYAEGIPLALKVLGSLLHCKRKREWESELIKLKKIPNKRIQDVLRVSYDGLDEEQKEIFLEIACFYKGEKIDYAKRMLDTCDFCADAGIAVLTDMSLISIKNNYLWMHDLIQEMGRAIVREPKEHGKRSRLWIAEDICQVFKHNTGTGTIEAIFLDMSKITKLHVRGAAFKDMHNLRLLKIYNSGDEFPETHCKMYLPEGLSSLPDALRYLYWDGYPLKSLPSDFSPDYLVELHMPNCQVEQLWTEDQNLGKLRKINLSHSKNLTKVPDLSRSPIENIELQNCTSLVRVPTYFQNLDKLTSLNLSGCSSLKHLPDMPVNMTTLYLRGTAIEELPASIWSHKKLVSLDLMYCQDLKNLPSSTCNLDSLQILGLLGCSTLGRFSELPRNIRHLCLTGAAIEEIPSSIGCVSGLVSIQLENCKKFVRLPTSICKLKSLSRLSLFGCCKFKDFPEILEPMEGLEFLNLSKTAIEELPMSTENLVRLKKLELFNCKNLRFVPSSIYKIKSVVFDGCRELHFLESALPSPSSVADLVLELDFSNFKFFTELNLVALINLSLLKTVNVSFQKKKKKTVNVKGCRHLVSSKFKVTNYWAETFAISYNRNLEDLDPLLLEGFATLFRFFPKILEPVLWFRHLHLYQAAIQELPWSIENLIGLETLELCMCENLELVPSSIYNLNRLKSLIIFGCSKIRNLPAFSVGLPSLKRLELSYCSVLEIPDDLISLSSLRRLNLSGSMVERLPASIVHVSGLEYLNLRDCNSLQSLPELPLLLEHFDAYDFRGRKTALSSRTTVRQGWDQYQVSDDKHVFSSCLRLDQNAWSGMGLDAQLRIFLMAIASSKFKQKTGHLYGHERWDAKASITILCPGNEIPKWFGYQTKGSSIKIKLPPNWFDTNFLGFTLSVAAFDRHNDFPLYLHFGFGCKSYFKTNNGETIEFNCCLDNWNFVEHRAGSANAHYVVMWYLTPLKGDGAKWPSSFYNVTEAFFEFYPLDWSKRPTVKKCGIGLLSSPEFDFFDEVVRDITRI